A single Xylanimonas cellulosilytica DSM 15894 DNA region contains:
- a CDS encoding TlpA family protein disulfide reductase: MLVAGCAQESGAGDVVDAGFVSGDGSTQQWVPDKRKEPVVVEGEDFAGAAVSTADWAGDVVVINTWYAGCAPCRAEAPDLVALATEREADGVRVLGINTQDDAGAAQAFERTFAVPYPSVADSSGQVIARLSGVVPLQAVPTTVVLDREHRPAARIIGQADPSTLDAILDEILAEG, encoded by the coding sequence ATGCTGGTCGCCGGGTGCGCCCAGGAGTCGGGCGCGGGCGACGTCGTCGACGCGGGATTCGTGTCCGGCGACGGGTCCACACAGCAGTGGGTGCCGGACAAGCGCAAGGAACCCGTCGTCGTCGAGGGGGAGGACTTCGCCGGCGCCGCCGTGAGCACCGCGGACTGGGCGGGCGACGTCGTCGTCATCAACACCTGGTACGCCGGGTGCGCGCCGTGCCGGGCCGAGGCGCCGGACCTCGTCGCGCTCGCCACCGAGCGGGAGGCCGACGGCGTGCGCGTGCTCGGCATCAACACGCAGGACGACGCCGGGGCCGCGCAGGCCTTCGAGCGGACCTTCGCCGTGCCCTACCCCTCCGTCGCGGACTCCTCCGGGCAGGTCATCGCACGCCTCTCCGGCGTCGTGCCGCTGCAGGCCGTCCCGACGACGGTGGTGCTCGACCGCGAGCACCGCCCGGCCGCACGCATCATCGGGCAGGCCGACCCGTCGACGCTCGACGCGATCCTCGACGAGATCCTCGCGGAGGGCTGA
- a CDS encoding YceI family protein, with protein MATQLPGDLTAGTYVIDASHSTASFSVRHAGIAKVRGTIAIASGTITVGENLEASTVTAVLDAASVNTGDANRDQHLTSADFWHAEANPTWTFASTTVKVDGNELVVVGDLTINGVTNQVELPTEFAGTATDPFGNARAGFEAEIEISRADYGLTWNAALEAGGFLVGDKVKIALDISAIKQA; from the coding sequence ATGGCCACCCAGCTTCCCGGCGACCTGACCGCAGGCACCTACGTCATCGACGCCTCGCACTCGACCGCGTCGTTCTCCGTGCGCCACGCGGGCATCGCCAAGGTCCGCGGCACCATCGCGATCGCCTCGGGCACCATCACCGTCGGTGAGAACCTCGAGGCGTCGACCGTCACGGCCGTGCTGGACGCTGCCTCGGTGAACACCGGCGACGCGAACCGCGACCAGCACCTCACCTCCGCGGACTTCTGGCACGCCGAGGCCAACCCCACCTGGACCTTCGCGTCGACGACGGTCAAGGTCGACGGGAACGAGCTCGTCGTCGTCGGCGACCTCACCATCAACGGCGTGACCAACCAGGTCGAGCTGCCCACCGAGTTCGCCGGCACGGCCACCGACCCGTTCGGCAACGCGCGCGCCGGCTTCGAGGCCGAGATCGAGATCTCGCGCGCCGACTACGGGCTGACCTGGAACGCCGCGCTCGAGGCCGGCGGCTTCCTGGTGGGCGACAAGGTCAAGATCGCCCTCGACATCTCGGCGATCAAGCAGGCCTGA
- a CDS encoding glutaredoxin family protein — MDRPPTHTDRVVLFTRAGCHLCDDAREVVARVCGTLGETWHEVDVDTGPESATLRDRYGDYVPVVEVDGVQQGFWQVDGDRLARRLTGRR, encoded by the coding sequence GTGGACAGGCCGCCGACGCACACCGATCGTGTGGTGCTGTTCACCCGGGCCGGCTGCCACCTGTGCGACGACGCACGTGAGGTCGTGGCCCGCGTCTGCGGCACGCTGGGTGAGACGTGGCACGAGGTGGACGTCGACACCGGCCCCGAGTCCGCTACCCTGCGAGACCGGTACGGCGACTACGTGCCCGTCGTCGAGGTCGACGGCGTGCAGCAGGGGTTCTGGCAGGTCGACGGCGACAGGCTGGCGCGCCGGCTCACGGGGCGCCGCTGA
- a CDS encoding cytochrome c biogenesis CcdA family protein has protein sequence MGNAFATTAFSGSMLLAVPVAILAGLVSFASPCVLPLVPGYVGYVSGMAASNARGTRPARGRVLSGVALFVAGFTAVFVVLMAAAGAVGSYLVRWEDVLTRVLGVVVILLGLAFLGGIPFLQRERRLHLSPRAGLWGAPLLGIVFGLGWTPCIGPTLGAVQALALDEASVGRGVALGIAYCLGLGVPFLLVALGLQSSQRMLGFLRTHRLAIMRLGGGLLVLIGLALVTGLWGTVTGAIQGWVGGWRTVV, from the coding sequence ATGGGGAACGCCTTCGCCACCACCGCGTTCTCCGGGTCGATGCTGCTGGCCGTCCCGGTGGCGATCCTCGCCGGGCTCGTCTCGTTCGCGTCGCCGTGCGTGCTGCCGCTCGTGCCCGGGTACGTCGGGTACGTCAGCGGGATGGCCGCCTCGAACGCCCGCGGGACGCGGCCCGCGCGGGGTCGCGTGCTCAGCGGGGTCGCGTTGTTCGTCGCCGGGTTCACCGCGGTGTTCGTGGTGCTCATGGCCGCTGCTGGGGCGGTCGGCTCGTACCTGGTGCGCTGGGAGGACGTGCTCACGCGCGTGCTCGGCGTCGTCGTCATCCTGCTGGGCCTGGCGTTCCTGGGCGGCATCCCGTTCCTGCAGCGGGAACGGCGGCTGCACCTGAGCCCTCGGGCCGGGCTGTGGGGGGCGCCGCTGCTCGGCATCGTGTTCGGGCTGGGCTGGACGCCGTGCATCGGGCCGACGCTCGGGGCCGTGCAGGCGCTCGCCCTCGACGAGGCGTCGGTGGGGCGCGGGGTCGCGCTCGGCATCGCCTACTGCCTGGGGCTCGGGGTGCCGTTCCTGCTCGTGGCCCTCGGCCTCCAGTCCTCGCAACGCATGCTCGGCTTCCTGCGCACGCACCGGCTGGCCATCATGCGGCTGGGCGGCGGGCTGCTCGTGCTCATCGGGCTCGCGCTCGTCACCGGGCTGTGGGGCACCGTCACCGGGGCGATCCAGGGCTGGGTCGGCGGCTGGCGGACGGTGGTCTGA
- a CDS encoding 30S ribosomal protein bS22: MGSVIKKRRKRMAKKKHRKLLRKTRHQRRNKK; the protein is encoded by the coding sequence ATGGGCTCCGTCATCAAGAAGCGCCGCAAGCGCATGGCGAAGAAGAAGCACCGCAAGCTGCTTCGTAAGACGCGCCACCAGCGCCGCAACAAGAAGTGA
- a CDS encoding 1,4-dihydroxy-2-naphthoate polyprenyltransferase — protein sequence MATPAEWVAGARPRTLPAAAAPVLIGSGAAALAGSFLVGRALLALGVALALQVGVNYANDYSDGIRGTDLDRVGPLRLTASGIARPGQVKTAAFAAFGVAGVLGLLLTWLSGHWWLLAVGAVCILAGWYYTGGKKPYGYAGLGEVGVFVFFGLVATLGTTFTQAGRITGPSVLGAVGVGLIACALLMVNNVRDIPTDVVAGKRTLAVRLGDARARRAYVTMVGLPLLLGALCAFWSPWALLVLLLGLPAVLLSLPVLAGARGRLLVPVLAGTGMYELAYGVLLAVGLALGA from the coding sequence ATGGCCACGCCCGCCGAGTGGGTCGCCGGGGCCCGCCCCCGCACCCTTCCCGCCGCCGCCGCACCGGTCCTCATCGGGTCGGGAGCCGCCGCCCTGGCCGGGTCCTTCCTCGTGGGGCGCGCGCTGCTCGCGCTCGGCGTCGCGCTCGCGCTGCAGGTGGGCGTCAACTACGCCAACGACTACTCCGACGGCATCCGCGGCACGGACCTCGACCGGGTGGGGCCGCTGCGCCTGACGGCGTCGGGCATCGCACGCCCCGGACAGGTCAAGACGGCCGCGTTCGCGGCGTTCGGCGTCGCGGGCGTGCTGGGCCTGCTGCTGACGTGGCTGAGCGGGCACTGGTGGCTGCTCGCCGTCGGCGCCGTGTGCATCCTCGCGGGCTGGTACTACACGGGCGGCAAGAAGCCCTACGGGTACGCCGGGCTGGGCGAGGTGGGCGTGTTCGTGTTCTTCGGCCTGGTGGCCACGCTCGGCACCACGTTCACCCAGGCGGGGCGCATCACCGGCCCGTCGGTGCTGGGCGCCGTCGGCGTCGGGCTCATCGCGTGCGCGCTGCTCATGGTCAACAACGTGCGCGACATCCCCACCGACGTCGTCGCCGGGAAGCGCACGCTCGCCGTGCGGCTCGGGGACGCGCGCGCCCGCCGGGCGTACGTGACGATGGTCGGGCTGCCGCTGCTGCTCGGCGCCCTGTGCGCGTTCTGGTCGCCGTGGGCGCTCCTGGTGCTGCTGCTGGGCCTGCCGGCCGTGCTGCTGTCGCTGCCGGTGCTGGCCGGTGCGCGCGGGCGGCTCCTCGTGCCCGTGCTCGCGGGTACCGGGATGTACGAGCTCGCCTACGGCGTCCTGCTGGCCGTGGGCCTGGCGCTGGGCGCGTGA
- a CDS encoding MarR family winged helix-turn-helix transcriptional regulator, whose amino-acid sequence MTEPRWLNERQQRSWRAYLEGTVRLVAALDRAHDDGVPLSLGEYHLMVQLSEAPERTLRMSELAEYLALSRSRLTHTVDRMERRGLVERRPVPGDRRGVNCVMTDAGWDLLVASAPHHVEAVRRFLVDVLTPEEFETLGRAMAKVAQEAKQAQDGKQAQDGKPAPEATQPPA is encoded by the coding sequence ATGACCGAGCCCCGCTGGCTCAACGAGCGCCAACAGCGTTCCTGGCGCGCGTACCTCGAGGGGACCGTGCGACTGGTCGCTGCCCTCGACCGCGCGCACGACGACGGCGTGCCCCTGAGCCTGGGCGAGTACCACCTGATGGTCCAGCTCTCCGAGGCTCCCGAGCGCACGCTGCGCATGTCCGAGCTGGCCGAGTACCTCGCCCTGTCCCGCTCGCGCCTGACCCACACGGTCGACCGGATGGAGCGGCGAGGGCTCGTCGAGCGCCGGCCCGTGCCGGGCGACCGACGCGGGGTCAACTGTGTGATGACCGACGCCGGCTGGGACCTGCTGGTGGCGTCCGCGCCGCACCATGTGGAGGCCGTCCGCCGGTTCCTGGTCGACGTGCTCACCCCCGAGGAGTTCGAGACGCTCGGCCGCGCGATGGCGAAGGTCGCCCAGGAGGCCAAGCAAGCCCAGGACGGCAAGCAAGCCCAGGACGGCAAGCCGGCCCCGGAGGCCACGCAACCCCCGGCGTGA
- a CDS encoding histidine phosphatase family protein, whose translation MVSTTVHLLRHGEVHNPGRVLYGRIAGYHLSERGHEMARTVATALSGQGRDVVAVIASPLQRAQETAAPIAAAFKLTTGTDDRLVEAGNRFEGTTIGAKPWQLLHPRWWPLLRNPRTPSWGEAYREQADRMQAAVDDARRAHAGHEVVLVSHQLPIWVTRLAYENKKLWHDPRKRQCTLCSLTSLHFDDDELVGIEYSEPAGHLAASLSKGAWSVK comes from the coding sequence ATGGTGTCCACGACCGTCCACCTGCTGCGCCACGGCGAGGTGCACAACCCGGGTCGCGTGCTGTACGGCCGGATCGCCGGGTACCACCTCTCCGAGCGCGGCCACGAGATGGCCCGCACCGTCGCCACCGCGCTCAGCGGGCAGGGCCGCGACGTCGTCGCCGTGATCGCCTCCCCCCTCCAGCGCGCGCAGGAGACCGCCGCGCCGATCGCCGCCGCCTTCAAGCTCACGACGGGCACCGACGACCGGCTCGTCGAGGCGGGCAACCGGTTCGAGGGCACCACCATCGGCGCGAAGCCCTGGCAGCTGCTCCACCCGCGCTGGTGGCCGCTGCTGCGCAACCCCCGCACGCCGTCCTGGGGCGAGGCCTATCGCGAGCAGGCCGACCGCATGCAGGCCGCCGTCGACGACGCGCGGCGGGCGCACGCCGGGCACGAGGTGGTGCTCGTCAGCCACCAGCTCCCCATCTGGGTGACGCGCCTGGCCTACGAGAACAAGAAGCTGTGGCACGACCCCCGCAAGCGGCAGTGCACGCTGTGCTCGCTGACCAGCCTGCACTTCGACGACGACGAGCTCGTCGGCATCGAGTACTCGGAACCCGCCGGGCACCTGGCCGCGTCCCTGAGCAAGGGGGCGTGGTCCGTCAAGTGA
- a CDS encoding PLD nuclease N-terminal domain-containing protein gives MPRVILTLAIIGLAVYALADLAGARKEETGGLPKWLWAVLIVAVPLIGATAWIIFRRASGPVRPAQRGYGAYRPDGTPGKGPQRDGPLAPDDDPEFLWRLEQERRRREGRKEDTGDTPA, from the coding sequence ATGCCCCGCGTGATCCTTACCCTCGCCATCATCGGCCTCGCCGTGTACGCGCTGGCCGACCTCGCCGGTGCGCGCAAGGAGGAGACCGGCGGCCTGCCCAAGTGGCTGTGGGCCGTGCTGATCGTGGCCGTCCCGCTGATCGGAGCGACCGCCTGGATCATCTTCCGCCGCGCCTCGGGCCCGGTGCGCCCGGCGCAGCGGGGTTACGGCGCCTACCGTCCCGACGGCACGCCGGGGAAGGGGCCGCAGCGCGACGGCCCCCTCGCGCCCGACGACGACCCGGAGTTCCTGTGGCGTCTCGAGCAGGAGCGCCGCCGCCGCGAGGGCCGGAAGGAAGACACGGGCGACACCCCCGCCTGA
- the resB gene encoding cytochrome c biogenesis protein ResB, with the protein MGERMRYVPEGLIDPDPVVEPSPVVEPVETTSSSSDGVVSTSSTTGGGGSTTGLPRIGVRGWLRWTWRQLTSMRVALLLLMLLAVAAVPGSVLPQRGQSPAAVLQYLRDHPTSGEWLDRLGFFDAFTSPWFSAIYLLLFVSLVGCILPRAAQHARNLRGRPPRTPARFTRFPAQASGTSSASPDDVATAVAAVLRRGRVFRVDVGAEEARGERPATRTVAAERGYLRESGNLVFHLALLGLLVSVAAGQLFHYRGQAIITEGRGFANAVVDYDTFDKGAWFRPESLSPFSLTLDAFTSEFASDTVAFAQARDFTAFVTVTAAGGVGQSEHTIKVNRPLTVDGAKIYLQGNGFAPEVTVRDASGEIAFAGRVPFIPEDSVYTSRGVIKVPDVAPGLEQIGLTGYFLPTAVIDDDGSARSVFPQPDNPLLVLQVWTGDLGLDDGVPQNVYRLDTANMTAAGDDSGSRAQVIVAPGETVDLPDGLGTLTLGADVPRYIALDLRYDPSLAWVLTFALLGLAGLGVSLFTPRRRVWLRAWPLPDGGTRVELAGLARGDDAGLQGEVDRALAAVPGLTPDEGTPTGPDHPAPDDSAPGAPPRVAHTQEDPR; encoded by the coding sequence ATGGGCGAGCGCATGCGGTACGTCCCGGAAGGCCTGATCGACCCTGATCCGGTGGTTGAGCCGAGCCCGGTGGTTGAGCCTGTCGAAACCACGTCCTCGTCGTCGGATGGGGTGGTTTCGACAAGCTCAACCACCGGAGGCGGGGGCTCAACCACCGGATTGCCGCGGATCGGCGTGCGCGGGTGGCTGCGCTGGACGTGGCGTCAGCTCACGTCGATGCGCGTCGCCCTGCTGCTGCTCATGCTGCTGGCTGTCGCGGCCGTGCCCGGCTCGGTGCTGCCGCAGCGCGGCCAGAGCCCCGCCGCGGTGCTCCAGTACCTGCGCGACCACCCCACCAGCGGGGAGTGGCTCGACCGGCTCGGGTTCTTCGACGCCTTCACCTCACCGTGGTTCAGCGCGATCTACCTGCTGCTGTTCGTCTCGCTCGTCGGGTGCATCCTGCCGCGCGCCGCCCAGCACGCCCGCAACCTGCGCGGCCGCCCGCCGCGCACCCCGGCCCGCTTCACGCGGTTCCCCGCCCAGGCGTCCGGCACGTCGTCGGCGTCGCCAGACGACGTCGCCACCGCCGTCGCCGCCGTGCTGCGTCGCGGACGCGTGTTCCGGGTCGACGTCGGCGCCGAGGAGGCCCGCGGTGAGCGGCCTGCCACCCGCACCGTGGCCGCCGAGCGCGGCTACCTGCGCGAGTCCGGCAACCTCGTGTTCCACCTCGCGCTGCTCGGGCTGCTCGTCTCCGTCGCGGCCGGACAGCTCTTCCACTACCGCGGGCAGGCGATCATCACCGAGGGGCGCGGCTTCGCCAACGCCGTCGTCGACTACGACACCTTCGACAAGGGCGCGTGGTTCCGCCCCGAGTCGCTGAGCCCGTTCTCCCTGACGCTCGACGCCTTCACCTCCGAGTTCGCGAGCGACACCGTCGCGTTCGCGCAGGCGCGCGACTTCACGGCCTTCGTCACCGTGACCGCCGCCGGGGGCGTCGGCCAGAGCGAGCACACCATCAAGGTCAACCGCCCGCTGACCGTCGACGGCGCCAAGATCTACCTCCAGGGCAACGGGTTCGCTCCCGAGGTCACCGTCCGCGATGCCAGCGGCGAGATCGCGTTCGCCGGGCGCGTGCCGTTCATCCCGGAGGACTCCGTCTACACCTCGCGCGGCGTCATCAAGGTCCCCGACGTCGCCCCCGGCCTGGAGCAGATCGGCCTGACCGGGTACTTCCTGCCCACGGCCGTCATCGACGACGACGGCAGCGCCCGCTCCGTGTTCCCCCAGCCGGACAACCCGCTGCTCGTGCTGCAGGTGTGGACCGGCGACCTGGGGCTCGACGACGGCGTGCCGCAGAACGTCTACCGGCTCGACACCGCGAACATGACCGCCGCCGGCGACGACTCCGGCTCCCGCGCCCAGGTGATCGTCGCCCCCGGCGAGACCGTCGACCTGCCGGACGGCCTCGGCACCCTCACGCTCGGCGCGGACGTGCCCCGCTACATCGCGCTCGACCTGCGCTACGACCCGTCGCTCGCCTGGGTGCTCACCTTCGCGCTGCTCGGCCTCGCCGGCCTCGGCGTCTCCCTGTTCACCCCGCGCCGCCGCGTCTGGCTGCGAGCCTGGCCCCTGCCCGACGGCGGTACCCGCGTCGAGCTGGCGGGCCTCGCACGCGGCGACGACGCCGGCCTGCAGGGCGAGGTCGACCGCGCCCTGGCCGCCGTCCCCGGCCTCACCCCGGACGAGGGCACGCCCACCGGCCCCGACCACCCTGCTCCCGACGACTCCGCACCCGGCGCCCCGCCTCGCGTGGCGCACACCCAGGAGGATCCCCGATGA
- a CDS encoding HAD family hydrolase, whose product MSDAAAPRKQVAAFFDVDNTVIRGASAYHIARALYQRKFFGTVDLVRFAIIQARYLMFGESKDQIDEVRSRALGLIAGRSVAEVTAVGEEVYDTVLELRIFPGTKKLLDEHIAAGHQVWLVTATPVEIGRLIARRLGATGCLGTVAEHKDGYYTGRLIGDLMHGSVKADSVRELAEREDLDLEASYAYGDSLNDLPMMVAVGHPCPINPDGRLRRHARDIGWPIREFRGRRHRVAGRSVKTASWAGAAWVVGLVARAVQRQVRKRLAP is encoded by the coding sequence ATGTCCGACGCCGCCGCCCCGCGCAAGCAGGTCGCCGCGTTCTTCGACGTCGACAACACCGTCATCCGCGGCGCGAGCGCCTACCACATCGCGCGGGCGCTCTACCAGCGCAAGTTCTTCGGCACGGTCGACCTGGTGCGGTTCGCGATCATCCAGGCCCGGTACCTGATGTTCGGGGAGTCCAAGGACCAGATCGACGAGGTGCGTTCCCGGGCGCTGGGCCTCATCGCGGGCCGCTCCGTCGCGGAGGTCACGGCCGTGGGCGAGGAGGTCTACGACACCGTCCTAGAGCTGCGCATCTTCCCCGGCACCAAGAAGCTCCTCGACGAGCACATCGCCGCGGGCCACCAGGTGTGGCTGGTGACGGCGACCCCCGTGGAGATCGGCCGCCTCATCGCCCGGCGCCTGGGCGCCACCGGCTGCCTCGGCACCGTGGCCGAGCACAAGGACGGCTACTACACCGGCCGGCTCATCGGCGACCTCATGCACGGCTCCGTCAAGGCCGACTCGGTGCGCGAGCTGGCCGAGCGCGAGGACCTCGACCTCGAGGCCTCGTACGCCTACGGCGACTCCCTCAACGACCTGCCGATGATGGTCGCCGTGGGCCACCCGTGCCCCATCAACCCTGACGGCCGCCTGCGTCGTCACGCGCGTGACATCGGCTGGCCCATCCGCGAGTTCCGCGGCCGGCGCCACCGGGTGGCCGGGCGCAGCGTCAAGACGGCGTCCTGGGCCGGGGCCGCGTGGGTGGTCGGGCTGGTGGCGCGGGCCGTGCAGCGGCAGGTGCGCAAGCGGCTCGCCCCCTGA
- the ccsB gene encoding c-type cytochrome biogenesis protein CcsB, which translates to MTTAELSTLLVWGAATALAIAMVAYAVDLARRTEVRAERRVAEPALVGSTTPGRDASATVPATVAGAAPRRRAAGIGSSTAWLGTALLLVAIVLRGVAAGRTPWANMYEFALTGSFVALAVYLGISTRRDVRFLGAFVTGLATLFLVLALNVFYVAATGVQPALQSYWLVIHVGVAITATGVFTVAFVTSALQLLRTARDGGSAWLGTWHWLDRLPTPVSLEGLSFRLNAVGFVLWTFTVIGGAIWAEDAWGRYWGWDPKEVWSFVIWVVYAAYLHARTTRGWSGSRAAWFVVVGYACVLFNFTGVNLIFNGKHSYSGLTD; encoded by the coding sequence ATGACCACTGCCGAGCTCTCCACGCTGCTCGTCTGGGGCGCCGCGACCGCGCTCGCGATCGCGATGGTCGCCTACGCCGTCGACCTCGCCCGCCGCACCGAGGTGCGCGCCGAGCGCCGGGTCGCCGAGCCCGCGCTCGTCGGCTCCACCACCCCCGGACGGGACGCGTCTGCCACCGTCCCGGCGACCGTCGCCGGTGCCGCGCCGCGCCGTCGGGCCGCCGGCATCGGGTCCTCCACCGCCTGGCTGGGTACCGCGCTGCTGCTGGTCGCCATCGTGCTGCGCGGCGTCGCCGCGGGCCGCACCCCGTGGGCCAACATGTACGAGTTCGCGCTCACGGGATCGTTCGTGGCGCTCGCGGTGTACCTCGGCATCTCGACGCGACGCGACGTGCGGTTCCTGGGCGCGTTCGTCACGGGGCTCGCGACCCTCTTCCTCGTGCTGGCGCTCAACGTGTTCTACGTCGCGGCGACCGGCGTGCAGCCGGCGCTGCAGTCGTACTGGCTCGTCATCCACGTCGGCGTGGCCATCACGGCGACCGGCGTCTTCACCGTCGCGTTCGTGACCTCCGCGCTGCAGCTCCTGCGCACCGCCCGCGACGGCGGGTCCGCGTGGCTGGGCACGTGGCACTGGCTCGACCGCCTGCCGACGCCCGTGTCGCTCGAGGGCCTGAGCTTCCGCCTCAACGCGGTCGGGTTCGTGCTGTGGACCTTCACCGTCATCGGCGGCGCCATCTGGGCCGAGGACGCCTGGGGCCGCTACTGGGGCTGGGACCCCAAGGAGGTCTGGTCCTTCGTCATCTGGGTGGTGTACGCGGCGTACCTGCACGCGCGCACCACGCGCGGGTGGTCGGGGTCGCGGGCGGCGTGGTTCGTCGTCGTCGGCTACGCGTGCGTGCTGTTCAACTTCACGGGCGTGAACCTGATCTTCAACGGCAAGCACAGCTACTCGGGCCTCACCGACTGA
- a CDS encoding redox-sensing transcriptional repressor Rex, with translation MIETGEAAVPAATVARLPHYLRALRDLQAAGVRTTSSTELAEASGVGSAQLRKDLSYLGSFGTRGVGYDVGSLTAVIAGALGLGSTHRLAIIGIGNLGQALANYSGYTKRGFEVVALLDVSPAVVGSRPSGGLAVEPLDELEKVIADKGVTMVVIATPGPAAQSVAERVVASGVREILSFAPVALQLPDDVVVRSVDVAGELQILAFHAAARAAAR, from the coding sequence GTGATCGAGACCGGCGAGGCGGCGGTCCCGGCGGCGACGGTGGCGCGGCTGCCGCACTACCTGCGGGCGCTGCGCGACCTGCAGGCGGCGGGGGTGCGTACGACGTCGTCCACGGAGCTCGCGGAGGCGTCCGGGGTGGGGTCCGCGCAGCTGCGCAAGGACCTGTCCTACCTCGGCTCGTTCGGCACCCGTGGCGTGGGGTACGACGTCGGGTCGCTGACCGCGGTCATCGCGGGCGCGCTGGGGCTGGGATCGACGCACCGGCTCGCCATCATCGGCATCGGCAACCTGGGCCAGGCGCTGGCCAACTACTCGGGCTACACCAAGCGCGGCTTCGAGGTGGTGGCCCTGCTCGACGTGTCCCCGGCGGTGGTGGGGTCGCGCCCGTCCGGCGGGCTCGCCGTCGAGCCGCTCGACGAGCTGGAGAAGGTGATCGCCGACAAGGGCGTCACCATGGTGGTCATCGCGACGCCGGGCCCGGCCGCGCAGTCGGTCGCCGAGCGCGTGGTCGCGTCGGGCGTCCGCGAGATCCTGTCGTTCGCCCCGGTGGCGCTCCAGCTTCCCGACGACGTCGTCGTGCGGTCGGTGGACGTCGCGGGCGAGCTGCAGATCCTCGCCTTTCACGCCGCGGCACGCGCAGCGGCCCGCTGA
- a CDS encoding DUF4229 domain-containing protein → MPLVVYTLLRLVVLVAAFFVILWAGAQPLVAGVLAVVVASAVSYLFLRRQRDATAVWIAQRVERRKGATPRRGFARTVAEDEAAEDAATER, encoded by the coding sequence GTGCCTCTTGTCGTGTACACCCTGCTGCGGTTGGTCGTCCTCGTGGCGGCATTCTTCGTCATCCTGTGGGCGGGCGCGCAGCCGCTGGTCGCCGGCGTGCTCGCCGTCGTCGTCGCCTCGGCGGTCAGCTACCTGTTCCTGCGCCGTCAGCGGGACGCGACGGCGGTGTGGATCGCGCAGCGCGTGGAGCGCCGCAAGGGTGCGACGCCGCGCCGCGGGTTCGCCCGCACGGTCGCCGAGGACGAAGCCGCCGAGGACGCCGCCACCGAGCGGTGA